DNA from Bacillus sp. PK3_68:
CGTGTGTGTTGATTCCTACAGCCTGGGCGATCCGTGCGAATTTCTCAGGGTTGCCTTTCCAGTTATACTCCATAACTGGTCCCATCATTGCTGCTACGCATTGTCCGTGAGCCACTGGAATAATTCCTCCAAGTGTTTGACTCATTGCATGAGCGGCTCCAGCGGATTCACTGCCGTAGGAGAGGCCCGCTAACATTGCGGCCTGTGCCATGCCGTAGCGCGCTTCTAAATCTTCGCCGTCTGAGTAAGCGCGGCGGATATATTTTGACACATACTCCATAGCCAATAAAGCAACAGCATCTGTGATTGGCTGGGCATATTTCATCGTATAACATTCAATGGCATGTGCCAAGGCATCGACACCTGTCATCGCAGTAACGTGAGGGGGCATTGACAAGTGTAACTCAGGGTCAATAATTGTTAAATGGGCTGCAATTAATGGCCCGCCAGTATTAAATTTAAATTGTCGCTCTTCATCTGTGATTACGGCCCATTGTGTCACTTCTGAACCAGTTCCAGCTGTGGTTGGAATAGTGACGAGCGGAGGAATCCGGTTTTCCAGCGGCTTTTTGCCATCTGCGGCTTCGTAGTCTAAAACAGATCCTTCGTGTGTGGCTTCAACACCAATTGCTTTTGCAGTATCCATAGAACTTCCGCCGCCTACTGCTATGAGTCCATCACATTTTTCTGCTTTATATAGTGTAGACCCTTCGTTGACGAGTCGGACAGGCGGATTCGGCTCTACTTTATCAAACAATACAACTTCAACATCCGCTTCTTTTAAGTAGTTAATAATAGGATTTACAACGCCAGCTTTGAAAATGCCAGGGTCCGTAACGAGCAAAATCTTATTAACCCCTAAATTTCTCACTTCGTTCCCTACATGCTTGATGGAGCCAATCCCATGTTTAATCACTGTCGGTGTTTCGAAACTATGAAATCTATACATTTGTTCTACTTTCATATTTAAACTCATAATAAGTGCCTCCTTTATCTTAAATAGAATAATTATTAGCAAACTAGTATTACTTTTAGTAAAGTTGACCAGCTGAAAGCATTAGCAATCAAGCTTTGGCTAATTTACTATTTTGACGTTCTTTCACTTTAAACCAGTTTTGTGGCTCTGGATTTGTATTTTGATAGATGTGTTTGATTTCTGTGTATTCTTCTATTCCAATGTGGCTTAATTCTCTACCAATACCAGACTGTTTATATCCACCCCAAGGTGCTTGAGGGAAATAGGGATGATAGTCATTGATCCATGTTGTTCCCATCCGAAGGCTGCTTACAACCCGCTCGGCACGATTCATATCATTTGTCCAAACAGCTCCTGCCAATCCATAATCGCTGTCATTCGCAAGATCGATGGCTTGCTTTTCCGTATCAAAAACTTCTACCGTCATAACTGGGCCAAATGATTCTTCCTGAACTATTTGCATACCTGTATGGCAATTTGTAAAAATAGTAGGTTCAATAAAAAATCCTTTTTGCAGTTCAGGATCGCTCGGTCTTTTTCCACCCACAGCAAGTGTAGCGCCTTCCTTTATACCAGCTTGAATATAGTTTTCAATTGTTTTCAAATGTTCTGCTGAGATGACTGGTCCCATTTCTGTATCCCCATCGAAACCGCTTCCAATTTTAATCTGTTTTGTACGCTCTACAACAGCTTCTACAAATCGGTCATGGATATCTCTTTGTACAATCAACCTTGCTCCAGCGGAACAAACTTGTCCAGCATGGAAAAACACGGCATTAAGAGCGTAGTCCACAGCCGTATCAAAATTGGCATCAGCAAACACTATATTAGGATTTTTGCCTCCAAGTTCCATAGAAATCTTTTTAAAGTTACTGGAGGCCGCTTGCATGATGCTTCTTCCAGCATCTCCTCCACCTGTAAATGAAATTAAATCAACGAGTGGGCTTTCTGCTAATTCCGCACCCACACTGGAGCCAGGACCTAACACGAGATTTATGACACCTTTTGGAAATCCAATTTCTTCAAATATCTCACACATTTTAATAGAAGTAAGGGGCGTGATCTCCGCTGGTTTTAATATAACCGTATTTCCTGCTGCCAGAGCGGGAGCTAATTTCCAAGAGGCCTGAAGTAAAGGATAATTCCATGGAGCAATTAAGCCACAAACGCCAACTGGCTCGCGTACAACCCGGCTTATTGAATTTGGATTCGGTGATTCAATCATCATGCCGCCATCTTTATCTGCAAGACCAGCATAGTATTGGAAAACACCAGCAATTCCATCCATGTCTGCCAGACTTTCTGTTACTGTCTTTCCAGTATTAAGGGATTCTAGTTCCGCTAATTCTTGTTTATACTCTCTTATTTTTAAAGCTACTTGGTAAAGCAATTCACCCCTTTCAACTGCGCTGTAATTTTTCCACTCTCCTTCATCAAAAGCTGTTCTAGCCGCTAGGATGGCTGTTTTGGTATCCTCCCGGTTACCGCGTGTTACTGTTTCAATTACTTGTTGATTGAATGGATTAATTATCTGTTTTGAATTACCACTGATGGATTCTGTCCATTGACCATTGATGAACATGAGTTTCAAGCGTCACACCTCCAAATAATTGTCATTTGTTAAAAAAATTCTTAACATTCAAAACATATTTAAAGTATAATCATAATTATTATTAACAGTCAATACTAAATTTTCAGAAAACTTTATATTGACTTTTTAACTGTGTTTAATTAAATTTATACTTAACATTTTAAATGTTTTTAAGGAGCTGAAAGAAGGGAGGGATTATGACGTGCTAAACAGGCAAGTAGACAGCCAAGAAGATGAATATTGGAAAACACTTGAAGAAGCTGAGTCATATGTTATCGATGCTATAGCTGAAACTATGGATTTATATGGAGTGACTCCTTCAGTAGGTCGATTATACGGAGTTTTATACTTTAGTGAAGGCCCTATGAATTTAAATGAAATGAGCAACAGTTTGGGAATGAGCAAACCCAGTATGAGTACAGGCATCCATTCTTTGATGGATATTGATATGGTTCAAAAAGTTTGGAAGAGGGGAGAAAGAAAGGATTTATATGTAGCAGAAAAAGACTTTTTCAAGTCGTTTATCAACTTTTTTTGTAAAAAGTGGGATAGAGAAATCTCGGTTAATTTAGAGGCAATTAAAAAGGCAAATGAGCAATTCATCACTTTGCTGGATGATCAGGTTCCTCAAAGCGTACAGGAAAAAGCTAAAAAAAATCTTCAGCAACTTGAAGATGCAACACAATATTACCTATGGTTAAAAAAGTTAGTACAAGGATTTAGATCTGAAAAATTGATTGATTTAATCGAAAAAAATAGTATTCAAGAGAAAAAGTCTGACTAGTAATCATTTACCAGTCGGCTCTTTTTCAGGCAATAAAAAAGAAGGTAAGGCTGGTTCCTCCATTAAAAACAGGGAAGAGCCAGCAAATTTACCTTCATATATATTAATAGCAGAGCAGAAGATATTAAACTTAATTTGCCAAATAAGGCCAAGTAGATGTTAATTGTTTGTAAGCGCATTCAAAAACACTTTAACAAACTATTCTCTCACTTCAAAAAATTCCTAATAAGACGAGCATTATTTGTTTTTATTAACACAAATAAAAATTGATCACATTTTTATTGAGATAGTTCATCTAAAGACAATTAAAAAACTAGCCACCTAGATCTACTTTCAAACTTCCCAACACTAAAAGAATGCATAAGATAAAGTTATTTTCATCATAACATAAAACTTATGAAACGCCAAACATTTTTAACTATTTAAAAATACGGGTTTTTATTCAAAATACAGAGGGAGTGGTATTGTAATGAGTGAGGCTAGGAAAACGGCAGATCAAGAGGTACAGAATGACCTCAGTATAGAGGCGGGGGACATAGTAGTCTCCAAAAAAGTATTTTGGACTCCACTAAAAATAACGGTTGCCGGCTTCATTGTATTCACTAGTTTTATAGTTAGCTACTCGCTTTTAACAAAAAAAGAAGTTTATTGGCCTGGACTGCTGATCATGTTATCACTCTACTGTTTATTCTATTATATAGGAGCACGGGCAGTAGAAAATAAGCGAGGAAAAACAGATGATATGCTTGTTGCAGGCAGATCGATGCCTCTTTGGCTCTCTATGTTTACTATGACAGCAACTTGGGTCGGCGGTGGTTATATAGCGGGTACAGCTGAAACGATACACGCCTCTGGATTTGTATGGACACAAGCACCATGGGCCTATGGACTTAGCTTAATTATTGGAGGATTGTTTTATGCCCGTAAGATGCGGCGTGTGGAGTTTATGACTATGTTAGACCCATTAGAGTCCCGTTTTGGAAGAAAAGTAGCTGGACTTCTATATTTCCCTTCACTTTTAGGCGAATTATTTTGGAGTGCAGCAATGCTAACTGCTTTGGGTACAACATTTAGTGTAATTCTTGGTTTAAGTTTTACTGTTTCAATTATCATATCAGCTATTGTTGCTGTTGCTTATACAGTTGCAGGAGGTCTTTGGGCAATTGCCCACACGGATGTTTTACAGATTTCTATTATGTTCTTCGGTTTACTTTTAGTATTACCATTTGCTTTTTCGCATGTTGGCGGATTTCAGACTGCATTTGACAATTATGCTTCTGGAATGCAAGGAACTATGAGCCTTTTCCCTCCGTTAGCAGGCTGGAAGGATCCGGCATGGGGAAATTTATATTGGCATTGGTGGGACTATGCTTTATTGCTGGTATTCGGAGGAATTCCTTGGCAGATCTATTTTCAGCGCGTTCTTTCTGCGAAGAATGAAAGTGTTGCAATGTGGTTATCCATTTCGGCAGGCCTATTCTGTATCTTATGTGCTATTCCACCGGTACTGATAGGTATAGCTGGATTCAATGCTGATTGGGCTGCTTTAGGTACAACAGCGCCTGAAAACTCATCTATGATTTTAACTTATGTTTTCAAGTTTATGACACCTGAACTCGTTGGTGCAATAGCACTTGGCGGACTAGCTGCGGCAGTGCTGGCAGCGGTTGCAGCCTCTCTTTTATCTGCATCAGGGATGGCGTCATGGAATGTTTACCGCCCGTTAGTTAAACCATCGGCAAGTCCACAACAATTACAAAAGGTGATTAAACGTACTATTATAATTGTAGGAGTAGGGGCAACTTTGATTGCTTTAAACTCCAAAAGCGTGTATGCACTATGGTATTTATCAAGTGATATGGTTTATTGTATTTTATTTCCTCAGTTAACGTGTGCCTTATACTACAAATGGGCGAACTGGTACGGGGCGTTATCTGGCTTTGTAATAGCTTTTATATTAAGAGTTGGAGGGGGAGAGCCATTACTCGGATTGTCGCCTATTCTTCCATATCCAATGATAGAAGATGATGCAGTGCTTTTCCCATTCCGTACATTTGCGATGCTTTCAGGACTGGCCGCAATTTTAATTGTCTCTTACTTAACTAGGCATAAGTGTCCACCAATGCCATTGCGCAATTTAAACAATGGAAAAGAAGATATTGCTTAATAATTAGCATGAATTTTCTTACGTAAAAAGTGAAACTCGGGCGGTGTTCTCAAACCTGCAAAGTTTCGCTTTTTTCTTGTGTTTATCAAACAGAAACTATTATTCATAATGCTAATTCAAAAACAAGTTTATATTGTAATCAAGATAATAAGATGTTATGATTCGTATAACAAAATATAATTAACTGAATATTTAATTAGTTCAGTCTATTCTTACTTTAATTTAAGGAGGGGCATGTGAGTGAATGATCTAGACAAGGATTATGAGATAGTTGGAGTTACACCGAATGAAGAACTTAATTTGGGAGATTTGCCTGTCAGTTCAAACTTTTTTCTTCTTATAAGAAATGCTTTAGAACGATTGCAGGAAAATAGAATCCTAGAGGTTACAACCTACTTGCCAAATATAAAAGACGATTTACAAAGCTGGTGTCGCATACATAAATATGAATTTTTAATGGCATTAGATGCAGGAAATCATTATCGACATCTGATTCGAAAAGGAAATTCTTCGATGAATGGAACACCCGACTGGGGGATCAAAATTCCATTAAGAAAAGGAGAGAGAATAGATATTCGTGATTGGTTTCAAGGGCGGTTTGGGGATGTTCTTGATCACGCCCCTTCTTATATTGGTTTTGTACCTAGGGGAGCAGCTGCTGAATCGGGAATTCCCGATTTCGGTTACAAACTTAACAGTAAGGATGAGGTCTGGGCAGACAATATAACAGCTCTCTATGAACAAGCTAAAGAAAACCAATGGAACGCAACAACGGATGTTCCATGGCAAGAGTTGACTGAACTGCCAGATGAATTAGAGTGGGCTGTGTGTCAGATTATGACTTTTTTGGCTGAAAACGAATATTCTGCATTGTACATTCCAGCGAAGTACATGGCTCAAATTAACCCGCATTATATTGAGGTAATGATGTATTTATCAACCTTAGTACAAGATGAAGCAAGGCATATTGAAGCATTTGTGAAAAGAGCATTGGCCAATGGCGGAGGGCTTCAATACTCTTCGTCACTTACTGAGAGATCATTGCACAGCCTGTTTATACAAGAAAATTATTTTCAATCATCTTTTCTTCTACATGTCCTGGGGGAAGGTACTTTTCTAGATCTGCTTAATTTTATCGAGGATTATGCCCCGGATCCTGTAACACGTAAAATTGTTCATCTGGCGAAAATCGATGAAGGACGTCATGTTTCTTATGGGATAGGACACGTACGACATATTATAGAGAAGAACCCGAAAGCTATTCAATCTCTTATTGAAGCAGCAGAAGAACGAAATAAATATTTAAATGGTTCAGGTACTAATGAAAATTCATTTTTAATGGAAGCATTAGCAATTTTAGCTGGAGGGGGCCGTTCTCCGGAACAATTAAAAAAAGGATTTAAAAAGGTAGAGCGATTACATGAAATCATGTATGAGCATCGAATTCAACGAATGCTCCAAATAGGACTAGACCTTGAAACAGCTCAGACAATATCTAAAAGCCATACTGAAAACTTTATGTAAATGCATCAATAATATAAAACTGCTAAATAAAGAGAGGGGTATGAAAAGTGACAGTAATTACAAGAGAAAATGTAATTGAAATGACTAAACAGATTGCCAAAGAAGTGGTTCTGCCATTGGCAAGCGAAATTGATCAGCAAAGAAGGTTCCCTACTGAAGCATTCGAAGTCTTTGCGAAGACAGGACTTCTAGGTTTACTAGTACCAAAGAACCTGGGTGGGCTAGGGGGATCACTTGCTGATCTTGCTGCGATTACCGAAATTCTTGCTGAAAGCTGCGGTTCAACAGCTATGTGCTTCCAGATGCATTCATGCGGCACTATGGCAATCGTTTCTAGGGCAAATGATTCTCAAAAGGAATACTATCTTAGAGAAATAGCTAAAGGGAACAAAATCGGTACTTTAGCCTTTAGTGAAAGTGGTACCGGGGCACATTTTTACAATCCAACAATAAAAGCACAATATAGAGATGGTCACTACATTCTAAATGGAAAGAAGAGCTTCGTTACTAACGGAGAGCAAGCAGACTTTTTAATCATTTTAACTAATTCTGTTTCAGAAAATAAATTGGATATGATTATCGTTGACACCGATCAACCAGGAATAGAGTTTAAAGGGAAATGGGAAGGCATCGGTTTTAGTGGAAACAATAGCATCACTGTTGAGATGAAAAATGTTTTAGTTCCTCAAGCAAATTTAATAGGTTCTGAGGGCGATGGAATGGATTTAGTATTCGAGGTTGTTGCCCCTACTTTTATTATCGGTGTTGCTGGAGCTAATGTCGGCCTAGCCAGGGGTGCGTACCGTGCTGCCCTCGATCATGCGAAAAAAAGAAGGTACGCAGATGGACGATCTTTAGCGGAAATTCAAGCTATTCAATTTTACCTATCCGAGATGTATGGTGCAGTTGAATCTGCTTCCTTATTTATTAAAAGTGCTGCCCAAGCTGCAGTTGACAAAGAGGAAGGTGCCGTTCTTAATGTCATGCAATCAAAAATTTTAGCTTGCGAAATTGCTCAAAAAGTGACAAATCAGGCTATGCAAGTTTGTGGAGGGCAAGGTTACACAGCTGCTCTTCCAGTAGAAAGGTTTTTAAGGGATGCAAGAGCCGGTTCAGTGATGGCTCCAACTTCGGAGACATTAAAAGAATGGGTTGGTAAATCGGTTGCGGGCATTCCTTTGTTCTAAAAAACAAATTATTAAGGTGGGAGAGTTTATATGAGTAAAAACCAGCAGACATTAACTATAGGTGCAGTGGCTTATGATCCTAAAGTAGTAACAATATGGGATATGATGAGAAGCTACTTTCAAGAGAATAATTTTCCGGTTGATTACGTGTTGTTTTCCAATTACGAGGCTCAAGTTGATTCTCTATTAAATGGTTTTATCGATATTGCCTGGAATACGAATATCGCATATGTGAGAGTTCAAAATGCTTTGGACGGAAAAGCGAAGGTTTTGGCTATGAGGGATACTGATATTAACTTTACAACGAAGATTATTGCAAGGACAGATAGAGGTATTCAATCACTTAGCGACCTATATGGCAAGAAAGTTGCTTTTGGAAGTGCAGACTCTGGACAGGCAGCGATTCTTCCTTACCATTTTCTCAAAAAAAATGGGCTAGATCCAGAGAAAGACATTCAACTTACTAGGTTTGATTTAGATGTAGGCAAACACGGCGACACTGGTACAAGTGAATATGAAGTTTTGCGTGCGTTAAAAGAAGGTGAAGTCGATGCAGGAGCTGTTGGTGAATCAACCTGGATTAGAATGATAGAGCAAGGTCTGGTTAATACAAATGAAATTAAAGGGATTTGGACATCGCCGGGCTATTCCCATTGCAACTTCACGGTATTACCTGATTTTCAGAATGACTTAGCGCAGAAATTTACTAATCTTT
Protein-coding regions in this window:
- a CDS encoding iron-containing alcohol dehydrogenase, with amino-acid sequence MSLNMKVEQMYRFHSFETPTVIKHGIGSIKHVGNEVRNLGVNKILLVTDPGIFKAGVVNPIINYLKEADVEVVLFDKVEPNPPVRLVNEGSTLYKAEKCDGLIAVGGGSSMDTAKAIGVEATHEGSVLDYEAADGKKPLENRIPPLVTIPTTAGTGSEVTQWAVITDEERQFKFNTGGPLIAAHLTIIDPELHLSMPPHVTAMTGVDALAHAIECYTMKYAQPITDAVALLAMEYVSKYIRRAYSDGEDLEARYGMAQAAMLAGLSYGSESAGAAHAMSQTLGGIIPVAHGQCVAAMMGPVMEYNWKGNPEKFARIAQAVGINTHGLSTEEAAKAAVNWVYELVEDLDIPTLEEQGVSPDMVDRLAEEALNDPQTIGNPRDLNLNAYKWIYKRCFNLVPKTISTQKADSVAPEKVAAY
- the betB gene encoding betaine-aldehyde dehydrogenase, encoding MFINGQWTESISGNSKQIINPFNQQVIETVTRGNREDTKTAILAARTAFDEGEWKNYSAVERGELLYQVALKIREYKQELAELESLNTGKTVTESLADMDGIAGVFQYYAGLADKDGGMMIESPNPNSISRVVREPVGVCGLIAPWNYPLLQASWKLAPALAAGNTVILKPAEITPLTSIKMCEIFEEIGFPKGVINLVLGPGSSVGAELAESPLVDLISFTGGGDAGRSIMQAASSNFKKISMELGGKNPNIVFADANFDTAVDYALNAVFFHAGQVCSAGARLIVQRDIHDRFVEAVVERTKQIKIGSGFDGDTEMGPVISAEHLKTIENYIQAGIKEGATLAVGGKRPSDPELQKGFFIEPTIFTNCHTGMQIVQEESFGPVMTVEVFDTEKQAIDLANDSDYGLAGAVWTNDMNRAERVVSSLRMGTTWINDYHPYFPQAPWGGYKQSGIGRELSHIGIEEYTEIKHIYQNTNPEPQNWFKVKERQNSKLAKA
- a CDS encoding GbsR/MarR family transcriptional regulator, producing the protein MLNRQVDSQEDEYWKTLEEAESYVIDAIAETMDLYGVTPSVGRLYGVLYFSEGPMNLNEMSNSLGMSKPSMSTGIHSLMDIDMVQKVWKRGERKDLYVAEKDFFKSFINFFCKKWDREISVNLEAIKKANEQFITLLDDQVPQSVQEKAKKNLQQLEDATQYYLWLKKLVQGFRSEKLIDLIEKNSIQEKKSD
- a CDS encoding sodium:solute symporter family protein yields the protein MSEARKTADQEVQNDLSIEAGDIVVSKKVFWTPLKITVAGFIVFTSFIVSYSLLTKKEVYWPGLLIMLSLYCLFYYIGARAVENKRGKTDDMLVAGRSMPLWLSMFTMTATWVGGGYIAGTAETIHASGFVWTQAPWAYGLSLIIGGLFYARKMRRVEFMTMLDPLESRFGRKVAGLLYFPSLLGELFWSAAMLTALGTTFSVILGLSFTVSIIISAIVAVAYTVAGGLWAIAHTDVLQISIMFFGLLLVLPFAFSHVGGFQTAFDNYASGMQGTMSLFPPLAGWKDPAWGNLYWHWWDYALLLVFGGIPWQIYFQRVLSAKNESVAMWLSISAGLFCILCAIPPVLIGIAGFNADWAALGTTAPENSSMILTYVFKFMTPELVGAIALGGLAAAVLAAVAASLLSASGMASWNVYRPLVKPSASPQQLQKVIKRTIIIVGVGATLIALNSKSVYALWYLSSDMVYCILFPQLTCALYYKWANWYGALSGFVIAFILRVGGGEPLLGLSPILPYPMIEDDAVLFPFRTFAMLSGLAAILIVSYLTRHKCPPMPLRNLNNGKEDIA
- a CDS encoding DUF455 domain-containing protein, with protein sequence MNDLDKDYEIVGVTPNEELNLGDLPVSSNFFLLIRNALERLQENRILEVTTYLPNIKDDLQSWCRIHKYEFLMALDAGNHYRHLIRKGNSSMNGTPDWGIKIPLRKGERIDIRDWFQGRFGDVLDHAPSYIGFVPRGAAAESGIPDFGYKLNSKDEVWADNITALYEQAKENQWNATTDVPWQELTELPDELEWAVCQIMTFLAENEYSALYIPAKYMAQINPHYIEVMMYLSTLVQDEARHIEAFVKRALANGGGLQYSSSLTERSLHSLFIQENYFQSSFLLHVLGEGTFLDLLNFIEDYAPDPVTRKIVHLAKIDEGRHVSYGIGHVRHIIEKNPKAIQSLIEAAEERNKYLNGSGTNENSFLMEALAILAGGGRSPEQLKKGFKKVERLHEIMYEHRIQRMLQIGLDLETAQTISKSHTENFM
- a CDS encoding acyl-CoA dehydrogenase family protein; the protein is MTVITRENVIEMTKQIAKEVVLPLASEIDQQRRFPTEAFEVFAKTGLLGLLVPKNLGGLGGSLADLAAITEILAESCGSTAMCFQMHSCGTMAIVSRANDSQKEYYLREIAKGNKIGTLAFSESGTGAHFYNPTIKAQYRDGHYILNGKKSFVTNGEQADFLIILTNSVSENKLDMIIVDTDQPGIEFKGKWEGIGFSGNNSITVEMKNVLVPQANLIGSEGDGMDLVFEVVAPTFIIGVAGANVGLARGAYRAALDHAKKRRYADGRSLAEIQAIQFYLSEMYGAVESASLFIKSAAQAAVDKEEGAVLNVMQSKILACEIAQKVTNQAMQVCGGQGYTAALPVERFLRDARAGSVMAPTSETLKEWVGKSVAGIPLF
- a CDS encoding phosphate/phosphite/phosphonate ABC transporter substrate-binding protein yields the protein MSKNQQTLTIGAVAYDPKVVTIWDMMRSYFQENNFPVDYVLFSNYEAQVDSLLNGFIDIAWNTNIAYVRVQNALDGKAKVLAMRDTDINFTTKIIARTDRGIQSLSDLYGKKVAFGSADSGQAAILPYHFLKKNGLDPEKDIQLTRFDLDVGKHGDTGTSEYEVLRALKEGEVDAGAVGESTWIRMIEQGLVNTNEIKGIWTSPGYSHCNFTVLPDFQNDLAQKFTNLLLAMDPNQADIRKLMELEGLNEWVTAEGEGIEGYNVIYEAMEDQSLLANKEPVVKLY